The genomic DNA tagtataagctttgtttaaagtaagttcagcaggataaatttcattaatatacatactgaagtcgtcattattgagggccaaaatatcatccaaatatctaaaagtattatttaatttgtttatcagatattgttttgatgggtctttgcttgtTGTTTTCCTTAATGAGAAAAATGCTACTTTGTGAGTATCGCTATGTAAAGAActcttatttcaatatatatgataaatagatCTCTAATCAGATTTCTTGAAATCGAAATAATGAATCTATAATTTTTGTCCACGCTTCAATAACTGCAAAAACTGACCAATAATAAATACTAAATGTGCGCAATGATTTCTGAATTCTCATTAACGaaacacaaaatacaaaagTTACATTATATGTTTCAGACCGtagatatgtattttaaaaatttgtcacCAGTTGTAATATCTTCATAGACTAGAACAAACAATATAATATGTACTAAAAGCACCTCTGATCCATCTTATTAAATGATCGTTGTATGATGTATATACACTATGATAAATGACTTCTTCATAATTTATAATGTATCATCATATATCTTCgtttaatttcagaaaataatgAACCTAATTAACCTTTTGGTTAGCAACACGagaaataattaaagaaattaactAAGAGCTTCAGGTTTCTTCTGTGTGaagaaagaaaatgaaaatattttttgtattttgtgtgTAGTTGCCCCAAAATGATTAAGAAAAAGGATTTAATACTAACAAACCTAGTTGTATTTTGCCATAACATAAGTATTATTAACGGTATCTATTATCTTCGTATTTTATTGATCTTATGAGAATAAGATGTTGGTATGGGATATAATTgaagaattataattttcttttggGTTGTATGCATATAAGAACTTCAGGGAGGTATTAATATAATAATCATACTAAATATAACATGTCTTTGTCATGTGCTTATTTATGGCTCCACCTGTCAACATTTCATAACGACACTAAGatgcattgtttatttacagaataattttgaaaatttggaagCAATACAACTAACAGGTTTGTCTACTAATTTAAATACGCACTtaattcaatattcaatattgaatatatcatataatcgaaGTAACTTTATACATATCAATACAATCAAGATTAACTTTTCTCCAAAGTGTAGGCATATACTTGggtgtattattttaattactgATCAAAGAGGTTGAATATGtcttttatgtaaaaatattttggagtaaatatattttatatttgatgaaaagtAGGGTGGCTTGTGTGATATTAAAACATCGGCCttataaatgctgaaatattaCGAAAGTTCAGGTAATTCTTTCttccattttaaattatttgacaaGACTGCTGATGGATTGTTTGGTTTTGAAGCTGACATCAGCCTTTGcaataaattctttaaaacaGACACGAAATACGTTGACTGAATTTCCCCCACTATTTGTTTGACCTGAAAGTTATTAAAACTTGTATTAAGAGTGTTAAAGTGTATTGAATATTTATCACACAAATCATTAACAATTTACATAttacattaaaacaaaactgttattCAGCGCTCAACAATAAAGACTAAATTTTCCGCTAGTTTTAAAGATGTTGCTTCGAAAGTCGACTCTTACCAAAATAAATTAACGTGTAATCAAAGGACAGAAGACAGCTTTACCTCTACCATAATTTGGGATTTGATTAAGAGATTGTTCATAACCTGGTGGGAAGGGGGATTGAGAGGGCTAGAAAAAAATCGGGAATGGAAGAGaggttttcaaatttttctgaCTTCAGATGGGGACATAGAAAcaagattttaaaaagttttgtatttcaaaCATAGAAATAGTTATCacaggtaccaggattataattgaatACGTCACACACGCGtgttgtctacataagactcatcagtgacgcacaGTTCAAAAAAGTAATAAAGCCAAaccagtacaaagttgaagagcattgaggacccaaaattccaaaaagttgtgctaaatatAGATGATAATCTAACGAATACTCCAAATTATTATCAGGACCTGGTCATATAGTGCCCAACACTTGATTTAGATGTCATACACATATCTCATGTGACATAAATATTTTGCCTCAAAGTccatttcaatgttttattagCTCGAGTCATTGCCATTTTTGTTGAGCAAAAGTGACACATAGCGATCTTACATTCCGTCGTCAATGTCGATGGCGGCTTCCACAAATATGCCCTAtgcggttaaagtttttgaaattttacaaactttcttaaactatcctggatttctaccaaacttagacagatgTTTGTTTATAATGATAAGAGATTATCCAAAAGTAAACTTGGTAAATATTTAATTCCTGTTTTCACtatattacttataaatggactggttttttttccagttaacataacacatttcttaaaacatttgttaGTTTCATAAAACATCCTGGATTTTTATCAAACATCGACGGAAGctttttacaatcaaatgatAATATATCTAGAGGAAACTCTTTAATATTTTGTtcccatttttttatgaacatgcgactaacagcaaaagtaggaaAAGCACTGATTATTTGTTGGACTGaagaataatatataatactaGTAATGGTATGGTGTTTTGCTTCCTCGGGAATATActaacttagctgtatttggcaaaacgtttaaaaatttggtcctcaatgctcttcaacttcgtactttatttagtctttttgacatattttttattcgagcgtcactgataagtcttttgtagacgaaacgctcgtctggcgtaaatataaaattttaatcctggtatctatgatgagtttctttacaaccactgggtcgatgccacagCTGGTGAAGTTTCcatttcccgagggtatcaccagcccagtagtcagcacttttgtgttgacttgatttattattgatatgttcataattataaatcaactgttaacaaactttgactttttgaaatactaaggtttttcaatctcaggaatagattaccttagctgtatttggcataacttttaggacttttggtcctcaatactcttaaacttcgtactttatttggcttttctttttgacattttttattcgagcagcactgataagtcttatgtaggcgcgtctggcgtaaatgtaaaattttaatcctggtatgtATGAGGATTTTATTTGTAGGTTTCATAGAAGGTTCTTTAATATCATAATCCCTATGCCTCttccatagaaaaaaaaccccactGATAATGTTAATAGTTGTTACCGCACAAGATGAATTGTGAAACTTTGGATTGAGCTTATATTTCAATGGTTCATGAGAATATCTGGAATTTTATATATGtctaaatatgatttttttttcatttattatgacatgGAGTTGTGGATTCGGGCGAGTCGTTTCTTTGATGCGCAGTAGGTTAACTACATTTGCTGCatatttagtgtatggaatgattgtaaggtgtacatgcaTTGCCAGGTTGTTTCAtcagaccttgacctcattttcttagaTCATGTTCAGTTGATGGGATAGTTGTtcaaaagctttatatttaggactatcgaCTTAATATCAATGATGATTAGTAAAGAAAGTGAGACAGGTCAGCGTGTGCACCTTTGTTCAATGTTTTAActgtatttcaatataaactgtTAAAACGGAGAAATTCAGAATAAAAACAGTCTGATGGACAGCAACCTTGCTAATAAATTGATGTGTATGCTCCGTAAAGAAGGCGAGCCATTTCAGCTTGTTTAGTCTTGTTTACTCTATGTGTTTTCGAATCAACAGAATGTTTTTGTTTAGATTTTGAGAGTCCTTGACATTGCACAGAAATATCTTATGTCGTAGTGTATGATTCTCATATTAAAACgcgcaaaacaaaatatctatacttaaacttgtttttctttgatatcAAACTTGtagcaatattttgttttacagattCCAATAATGTATTTGTCAGTAGTAGCCATTTTGATTGATGTTCTAGCTAGACAGTGTGAATCACAGCAACTCGGACTTGGTAACATAATGGCTGGCTCTCCTTCCGGTGGAATGGCGGAACTAAACAATATGATACCAAGCAATGTTGTAAACATGATATCAAATTCACTTCCACAAGAGTACCGACATATGGTGCCTGGGTTCAATCAACCAACTTCCGGTTCGAATCCTGCaagcaattcaaataataatCCCGTGCCAAATCTTAAAATTCCTAACTGGTTTCAACAAGGAccaacaaattcaaacacaggaAATGGTTCACCCGGAAACATGCAAGGACATGGCTCACCTGGTCAATCTGGTCATTCAACAGGAAATATCCCCTCGGGTCAATCGAAATGGAACGGTCCCACTGGTCAATCTTCTGGAAACAGTCCATCGGGACACACAACAGGAAATAGTCCATCGAGTCAAACCCATGGGAATAGTCCCTCTGGTCAAACGACAGGAAATAACCCACAGGGACAAAACAATGGACCACCAGCTTTTTGGGAACCAGCACCAGGAACTGGCCAAGGTGGAATTAACACCGGAGCACAATACATAAATACAATGGGACAAATGGCAAAAACGTTTGCCCAAGACCTTTTGCAAGCAATGCACCTACCTAATTCTGTGATTTAAAACGAATACGTACATAAAGtatgtgtaatttttttcaatttatctgCCTACTATGAAATGTTCCTTTTACTTTTGTGTCCTAGAATTGAATATCAATACAGTATGTGTAATTTTTGAATGTATCTGTCTACTCTGAAATGTTCCTTTTACTTTAGTGGCCCAGAATATGAATACAATGCACATGGAAAAGCCTAACATTTTGGAAGGTGCAACAGAACACAACAAGGTAACACTCGAACTCTCCGAAAAAAAGATATGGGCAAACAAgttcaaacaaaatgttataatacacataaggccaaataaaaatatatgtgtagtTCTCGTTACCCTACCTTCCCAACATTTTACTCCTAATAATAGCCTACACCAAAGATCTGTTGGTCATCAATCATTAAGCACTGTCACAGTCAGAATGTTGCTCCCATAGACTcagttaaaaaacataaaataaaagatatctaCCTACCTATCTGACTTAACTTTTTATAGATGTAAGTTGAACCACACATACTATTCTATTTTGCCTAACCAAAAAAAGCCTGACTTGACGAAAATACATAATTGGACGTCGATTTACTAGTCGTTTATGCATACAACCCACCCTTAACCAAATGtcgtaaaagtaaaaaaaaaaaaaacacaaaacctgTTGCAGTCTAACTACTTATAGTTTTtcctttttggaactttttatGACAGATGAAATGGATAAACAATCTTTTTCAGGTATCTCCTTGATTTTAACAACAATTGCTCTAGATATGGGGCTTTCATTTCTGTTTCTTCAATTTTATgccattttttctttattctttatttcatatgCATTTTTTCTACTATGTTTTGCTCAATTATTCTCGATTCTGTAAACCACCATCCACACCCTTATATAggtataaatatttatgacaCGTATTAGGTTATGTTTTTATGaatcattttcattaatttcaaaagTATTAGTAGTTTATTAGTACAGTAATTTACGAGGTCATTCATAGGCAATTATTAAAAACCCAGACGACAACATTCGAATTATAAAATGGAATTGTTTCGTGTCACGGTGTTGTCATCTTATATCAAACTTATGGTTTTAGATACAACCCACTACCCTTTTGTGGCTCTCTCACGtctttttcaaagaaaacataATCTCATCGAGGCAGAAATTCAGTTTGAActgaacatttttaataaagaagatgtggtatgattgtcaatgaaacaactcccTTAGAGACCAAATTAGTTAATAGGATCCCAATCTTCAACTAACATGGGACAGTGATGTACCAGTATGATATAAGAACGAAGTATAGTATTGAATTAAAAAGACATAAGGGTTCTCAAacttactgacagctagttcaaagccaataacaacttaaaaaaagcatgcatccgagactaaattatcaatcagtacataTCCAACATCCTATGAATGCaatgtaaagacgtcataaactgTCAGAGAAAACATGATATTGTGCAATACCAAGATACAGGAGTCGACATATTATAGATCCAtgaaagtacatttaatatgaatataacaattatatttagtttgcttttaattcaTCGATAAGAAGTTCAATActgatacaaataaaaacattcaaaaatctAATGACATTGTTTAATTGGgaacattttagaaaaaataagtttattaagTAAATCGATAAGTTTACTAGGATCGTTTCTAAATTTCAGGGAACGGTATACACCATATCCGTAGAAATGAGGATGTGTtttccgtttgaaataagttttctacaggtacaaacGAACGTGAAAACTAAacctttatatctatggaaaaatttagtgaAAGTTTTTGATAATTTGTGGTAACGAAATCCTTGACTTAATGATTTACCAGTTATACATAGTTTTGGACAAACAGTCACATAATggtttttgttatcaataaaggcaacagtagtataccgctgttcaaaactcataaatccatggacaaaaaaccggggtaacaaactaaaaccgagggaaacgcattaaatacaggaggagaacaacgacataacactaaaatgtaacacacacagaaacggaccaagcatcagacaaaatccaacgagaataaagatataaaatatatataacatcaaaaccaaatacatgaatttgggatagacaagtacccaACAtcctccatccaagtcacaagttggattatagctcttcatcttttatataagctttggatttcaaatattttggccacgagcatcactgaagagacatgtattgtcgaaatgcgcatctggtgcaagtaaattggtaccgttaatttcattacaaaagtaaaccattatagatcaaagtacggtcttcaaaacGGAGGCttgtctcacaccgaacaacaagctacatATAAAGAGAAATAGATTGAAACATCCAAAAGGAAAACCAAGGGTcatatctatatacaaaacgagaaacaagaaacacgtatcaaccacattaacaaacaacaaccactgaaaataATAAGTCAAAAAAATGTTACGGGTTAACACGTTTTAAAAAGTACCAACCTTCATCCTTACCTGAAACAATACGTCAACATAGAATGACACACTATATAATAGAAATTGAAATGACTTAACTCAACCAAAAGAcatattgaaacaaaaaacaagtgTCTATACACTGatcgaaaaaataattgttctatgacacaatgtaaatacaagaTTAATAAAATAAGGGGTGATATGTTAAACAATATCAAAAAGACAACCATGAACTAGGACAAAAATGTCGCCgtataataaactcatcatagataccaggactaaattctatatatacgccagacgtgcgttttgtctacaaaagactcatcagtgacgctcaaatcaacagatgtttaaaaagttaaatacagtacgaagttgaagagcattgagatccaaaattcaaaaagtgtagccaaatattaaaatatataaaatagcgtacacagttaaaaaaataaaactgttgtAATGTATAAAGTCATGGAGTTTCggaattgttttttttgcaaaatagatgattttgttgtttatagTACAAGCACAGAAGTGAAAATGTATAGTCATATCAAACACTTATCAAATCTGGTATGTATTAACAATAGCGAAAAGAGATATAACACTAGATACGTAagcattaaataacaaaaatgcattacaaatagcacaaacaaatcaaattaacatGAAAAGTACGATTTGAtagtacttgcagttactgaaagttagttaaaacaaacaaaaatctaattaataattgaacaaaatcatgcatcagagactaaaatccactatgaatattttaaagtaaaatatagcGTTCAATGTACTCCATAGGGGCTTCAATGATGGCTGGGAGGTCCGAGCAGTTGAAGTACTGTATTACTAGCCAAtcacactgaggttgtgagttcgaatcccgaACGGGACAGGAGCACTCAACTCCAATCTTAGTTGATTAGGATTGTGAGTTTTCCTATCGAATGTCGATGGTTCGTTCTCTCCGGGCACATGGGCTTCCTTCAGCAATAAAAACTCGCCTCTACGAAAAAGCACAATAGTTCTGAAAGTGGCGGTAAACACCtatattaatcaatcaatgcacTCAAAAAAAGTCAAAGACACAGTAAATTATTATATGGAAGACGTTATTGAAAAACATAAGtgacataaaatgaaaaaaaaaatgatttgtagCAACTTTACATTACGGTCGGAAAGTGGAAGACGCAACCTTTAATTAGCTAGATTATATTTGAACACAATTCATCAGCCgacattatttataaatatgtgtaACAATTCATGACCAATAAcctattttatacaattttaaaacaaattatatataagaatTATCTAAAACTAACACGTACGTAGGTAAAGAAAACGCAtaacattaatttgtatatcTAACCACAATGTACTTAATAATGTACAGGTAAATGAATGACTGTGATCAGCTGGTTGTCATGTACAGGtacgttttttttattcctcATTTTAATGTAAGAAGCTTGTCTAAAATTggctctaaaaaaaaatgactttatgtgttttatttttagaaaaaagataaatatattagtattcttattacagttttttttaatattacaaaatgtaaggACCTTTAGAAATCGTTCAATGAACTTGAAATAAATGGCACttgatattcatgatattatgATTGTTGTAAAATTTGTTATAATGTATTTCATGTAGAATAGAGAATGGATATtgcattttttctttctatGAGAACAAGTCAATTATTTtggcaaacataattatgctTTATGGCAATAGAGAATATCAgtctttataaaatgaataacaatCAATGTCTCTGAAATACGATCtacaacttttgtttttttccatgcATCTTTTACGTTTAGTTTTTGAATAGTTTTCGATTAATTAATAGtgttcatattttcattttgctctctggtaaaacaatacaaaatttaattttaaatattttttgtttgtttcgcTCTTCTATTTAGGCTACTTTGGTTTTTAAACTTAATTGGTTTCCAAATTGTGGTCTCGAGCGAGTATTGAAATTattatcattcatattttttttaaatatgattaatatCTCACTCAATCGGTAAAAGAACAGAAATAATCCATGTTTTCACAATCTCTGTATATCTATTAGAAcaccataaaaaaataaaagatagtttcagactgctgtacccatattttgactattttatgtattctgtttagttcacgcatcattgtaattataacggaatttgatgagattGT from Mytilus trossulus isolate FHL-02 chromosome 8, PNRI_Mtr1.1.1.hap1, whole genome shotgun sequence includes the following:
- the LOC134681191 gene encoding probable GH family 25 lysozyme 3, whose protein sequence is MYLSVVAILIDVLARQCESQQLGLGNIMAGSPSGGMAELNNMIPSNVVNMISNSLPQEYRHMVPGFNQPTSGSNPASNSNNNPVPNLKIPNWFQQGPTNSNTGNGSPGNMQGHGSPGQSGHSTGNIPSGQSKWNGPTGQSSGNSPSGHTTGNSPSSQTHGNSPSGQTTGNNPQGQNNGPPAFWEPAPGTGQGGINTGAQYINTMGQMAKTFAQDLLQAMHLPNSVI